The Pseudomonas kermanshahensis genome includes a window with the following:
- a CDS encoding lipoprotein UxpA, with the protein MVSSVNRREVISWMGVGALAPLLGACSALPGQRGGNANLDLLYVADTLDARQPGLAVVPATRLGPVSHLGRAPWMTGASASIAFPHLAPLLDASQAAHANLGGYAVLAALLEQLRGEAGAGNSLTLENGQGWNGSGLAYLTQGESGVQGSQLLGSDARVSSDERVLWPQRSTALYRQAAAITLGAGLADEQRETLGLEALHLFERGGARIAVVGVTDPYAQDQKASLKQWYQSLLPVFEQARREADLVVAMADVGTGPGLWLAERLPAIDVLLCARGQDLWPTPVQATQANGRRVPVLFAGCRGSGAFRLRCQQVAGQWQFEGRFFPAFEPQLSPAARVRAGQFQAQLNQQRAGHAAWLDQPLAKAPQALWRRDTRGGSWDRLLHQALADDNNLPVLLPGLRYDCPLAAGAAITREHLISLTGGYPAPVVEAPARQVEQVLENAAEQLFGDPLLLDNSQDLPRWQGQAWGVSYSPQGKRITGLEPVQGLCRTFGLQFASQAGEPLWQRVEAWLTRQGADWQLAPLQVPEVRYVQGHPGWHPRQLAS; encoded by the coding sequence ATGGTAAGCAGTGTGAACAGGCGCGAAGTGATCAGCTGGATGGGCGTCGGTGCCTTGGCACCCTTGCTCGGCGCCTGTTCCGCCTTGCCAGGCCAACGGGGTGGCAATGCCAACCTGGATTTGCTGTATGTCGCCGACACCCTCGATGCCCGCCAGCCCGGGCTGGCCGTTGTCCCGGCAACGCGCCTGGGGCCGGTCAGCCACCTGGGGCGTGCGCCGTGGATGACCGGTGCCAGTGCCAGCATCGCCTTCCCGCACTTGGCCCCCTTGCTCGATGCCAGCCAGGCCGCGCACGCCAACCTCGGTGGTTACGCCGTGCTGGCCGCATTGCTGGAGCAGTTGCGTGGCGAGGCCGGGGCGGGCAACAGCCTGACCCTGGAAAACGGCCAAGGCTGGAACGGCAGCGGCCTGGCCTACCTGACCCAAGGTGAAAGCGGCGTGCAGGGCAGCCAACTGCTGGGCAGCGACGCACGCGTCAGCAGTGACGAGCGTGTGCTCTGGCCGCAGCGCAGCACGGCGCTGTACCGGCAGGCTGCTGCCATTACGCTGGGCGCGGGGCTGGCCGACGAACAACGTGAAACCCTGGGGCTTGAAGCACTGCACCTGTTCGAGCGGGGCGGTGCGCGGATTGCCGTGGTCGGCGTGACCGACCCTTACGCCCAAGACCAGAAAGCCTCCCTCAAACAGTGGTACCAGTCTTTGCTGCCGGTATTCGAGCAGGCCCGGCGCGAAGCCGACCTGGTCGTGGCCATGGCCGATGTGGGCACCGGGCCTGGGCTGTGGCTGGCTGAACGGCTGCCGGCAATCGACGTGTTGCTCTGTGCGCGTGGCCAGGACCTGTGGCCGACGCCCGTGCAGGCCACCCAGGCCAACGGCCGCCGCGTACCGGTGCTGTTTGCCGGGTGCCGGGGCAGCGGGGCGTTTCGCCTGCGTTGCCAACAGGTGGCCGGGCAATGGCAGTTCGAGGGGCGTTTCTTCCCAGCGTTCGAACCGCAGCTTTCCCCGGCTGCACGGGTGCGCGCCGGGCAATTTCAGGCACAACTGAACCAACAGCGCGCCGGCCACGCGGCATGGCTCGACCAACCACTGGCCAAGGCACCCCAGGCCTTGTGGCGGCGTGACACCCGCGGCGGCAGCTGGGACCGCCTGCTGCACCAGGCCCTGGCCGATGACAACAATTTGCCTGTGCTGCTGCCGGGCCTGCGCTATGACTGCCCATTGGCCGCAGGTGCAGCGATCACCCGCGAGCACCTGATCAGCCTGACCGGCGGGTACCCGGCCCCGGTGGTCGAGGCCCCGGCCCGGCAGGTGGAGCAAGTGCTGGAAAATGCCGCAGAACAGTTGTTCGGCGACCCGCTGCTGCTGGACAACAGCCAAGACCTGCCGCGCTGGCAAGGCCAGGCCTGGGGTGTCAGCTACAGCCCGCAAGGCAAGCGCATCACCGGCCTGGAACCGGTCCAGGGGCTGTGCCGCACCTTTGGCCTGCAGTTCGCGTCGCAGGCCGGCGAGCCACTTTGGCAGCGGGTAGAAGCCTGGCTGACGCGGCAAGGCGCCGACTGGCAACTGGCACCGCTGCAGGTGCCCGAGGTGCGCTATGTGCAGGGGCACCCGGGCTGGCATCCACGGCAGTTGGCTTCGTGA
- a CDS encoding GspE/PulE family protein, translating into MLPYRLARQTGLAMTPTDSGWQLWLRRDADSGQLQELLRVHGQPSALAYLEPAAFDEQLGQLYQGGDAATEALIEGIGDQVDLDSLMSEMPRIEDLLESDDEAPVIRLINGLFGQALRLRASDIHIETFEQSLVVRLRVDGHLREVLRPPRALSAMLVSRIKVMARLDIAEKRQPQDGRITLRAAGREVDVRVSTLPGIHGERVVMRVLDKQASLLALANLGMPAAVLDGLRSCLARPNGIVLSTGPTGSGKTTTLYASLNSLNDGSRNILTVEDPVEYAIAGIGQTAINPRAGLTFATGLRAILRQDPDVIMLGEIRDQETAQIAVQASLTGHLVLSTLHTNSAVGAVTRLRDMGIEPFLIASCLRGVLAQRLVRRLCQCAVAQPLQAAERDLWPELCALGSSYHAVGCELCQGSGYVGRLGLYEFIELDAGLIALLYDGASEQAMQDYLADRRRSLVAMASDCLARGETSLAEVLRAVQG; encoded by the coding sequence ATGCTGCCCTATCGCCTGGCACGCCAGACCGGCCTGGCCATGACCCCGACCGACAGCGGCTGGCAATTGTGGCTGCGCCGCGACGCCGACAGCGGCCAGCTGCAGGAGCTGCTGCGCGTGCATGGCCAGCCCAGCGCGCTGGCCTACCTGGAGCCTGCGGCATTCGACGAGCAGTTGGGCCAGCTTTATCAGGGCGGCGATGCGGCCACCGAAGCGCTGATCGAAGGCATTGGCGACCAGGTAGACCTCGACAGCCTGATGAGCGAGATGCCGCGCATCGAAGACTTGCTCGAAAGCGATGACGAGGCGCCGGTCATCCGCCTGATCAACGGCCTGTTCGGCCAGGCCTTGCGACTGCGTGCCTCGGACATTCATATCGAGACCTTCGAGCAGAGCCTGGTGGTGCGCCTGCGGGTCGACGGCCACCTGCGCGAGGTGCTGCGCCCGCCGCGGGCGCTGTCGGCGATGCTGGTGTCGCGGATCAAAGTCATGGCGCGGCTGGACATCGCCGAGAAACGCCAGCCCCAGGACGGTCGCATCACCTTGCGTGCGGCGGGGCGTGAGGTCGATGTGCGGGTGTCGACCTTGCCCGGCATCCACGGCGAGCGCGTGGTGATGCGTGTGCTCGACAAGCAGGCCAGCCTGCTGGCGCTGGCCAACCTGGGCATGCCGGCAGCGGTGCTCGATGGCCTGCGCAGCTGCCTGGCGCGGCCCAATGGCATCGTGCTGTCCACCGGCCCGACCGGCTCGGGCAAGACCACCACGCTGTACGCCAGCCTCAACAGCCTCAACGATGGCAGCCGCAACATCCTCACCGTCGAAGACCCGGTGGAGTACGCCATCGCCGGCATCGGCCAGACCGCGATTAACCCCCGCGCCGGGCTGACATTCGCCACGGGCCTGCGGGCCATCCTGCGCCAGGACCCGGATGTGATCATGCTGGGTGAGATCCGCGACCAGGAAACCGCGCAGATAGCCGTGCAGGCCAGCCTCACCGGCCACTTGGTGCTGTCGACCCTGCACACCAACAGTGCGGTGGGCGCGGTGACCCGTTTGCGCGACATGGGCATCGAACCGTTCCTGATCGCCTCGTGCCTGCGCGGTGTGTTGGCGCAGCGCCTGGTGCGGCGGCTGTGCCAGTGCGCGGTGGCGCAGCCGCTACAAGCGGCCGAGCGTGACCTGTGGCCTGAGCTGTGTGCATTGGGCAGCAGTTACCACGCAGTGGGGTGTGAGCTGTGCCAGGGCAGCGGTTATGTCGGGCGCCTGGGCCTCTACGAATTCATCGAACTGGACGCCGGCCTGATCGCGCTGCTGTACGACGGCGCCAGTGAGCAAGCCATGCAGGACTACTTGGCCGATCGTCGACGCAGCCTGGTGGCCATGGCCAGTGATTGCCTGGCGCGGGGCGAAACCAGCCTGGCCGAAGTGCTGCGCGCGGTGCAGGGCTGA
- the tatC gene encoding twin-arginine translocase subunit TatC has protein sequence MSLAMDPAAGMPLTEHLRELRKRLVRCLGLVALVFAGLFPFAQTLYTLISEPLRRFLPEGASMIATSVTSPFLTPFKLTAMCALFVAMPLLLHQAWGFLAPGLYRRERRIALPLLVSSILLFYAGMAFAFFLVFPMMFGFFASVTPDGVAMMTDISQYLDFIMALFLAFGLAFEIPVATFIVVWVGLADVATLRRSRPYVIVGCFVVGMILTPPDVFSQTMLAVPMWVLFEVGLLACSGLKRPEPGNEVVAGL, from the coding sequence ATGAGCCTTGCCATGGACCCTGCGGCAGGCATGCCGCTGACCGAGCACCTGCGCGAACTGCGTAAGCGCCTGGTGCGTTGCCTGGGGCTGGTCGCCCTGGTGTTCGCCGGCCTGTTCCCCTTCGCCCAGACCCTCTACACACTGATCTCGGAGCCACTGCGCCGCTTCCTGCCAGAGGGCGCCAGCATGATCGCGACCAGTGTCACCTCACCGTTCCTGACACCCTTCAAGCTGACCGCGATGTGCGCGCTGTTCGTCGCCATGCCGCTGTTGTTGCACCAGGCCTGGGGGTTTCTGGCGCCGGGGCTGTACCGCCGGGAACGGCGCATTGCCCTGCCGCTGCTGGTGTCGAGCATTCTGCTGTTCTATGCCGGCATGGCGTTCGCGTTCTTTCTGGTGTTCCCGATGATGTTCGGCTTTTTCGCCAGCGTCACGCCCGACGGGGTGGCGATGATGACCGACATCAGCCAGTACCTGGACTTCATCATGGCGCTGTTCCTGGCATTCGGGCTGGCGTTCGAGATCCCGGTGGCGACGTTCATCGTGGTCTGGGTGGGGTTGGCGGATGTGGCGACACTGCGCCGTAGCCGGCCCTACGTGATCGTCGGGTGCTTTGTGGTGGGGATGATTCTGACGCCACCGGACGTATTTTCGCAGACGATGCTGGCGGTGCCGATGTGGGTGCTGTTCGAGGTGGGGTTGTTGGCGTGTAGCGGGTTGAAACGGCCTGAGCCTGGCAATGAAGTTGTGGCGGGATTATAG
- the gspD gene encoding type II secretion system secretin GspD codes for MPVKYCVAAALSLALAVALPQASAEEPVFDDNGTPMYEVNFVDTELGEFIDSVSRITGTTFIVDPRVKGKVTVRTVDLHDADAIYDIFLAQLRAQGYATVDLPNGSVKIVPDQAARLEPVPVEPAGQQGAGSDSVATRVFDLRNAATEQVVGILKPLVDPRVGVITPYPAAHQLVVTDWRSNLERIASLLRQLDRPSEAVGSASTQVMYLRHANASEVVKVLRGLSQEGMAPAQSTGEGESKEPPVTAAASSSGIRLEYEEGTNAVVMVGPDSELAAYRAIVEQLDIRRAQVVVEAIIAEVSDSSAQELGVQWLFADEKFGAGIVNFGSNGVNIANIAGAAASEDNEALGKLLSATTGATAGIGHFGGGFNFAMLVNALKGKSGFNLLSTPTLLTLDNAEASILVGQEVPFVTGSVTQNNANPYQTIERKEVGVKLRIKPQINVDNSVRLDIVQEVSSIADSSAASDVITNKREIKTKVMVEDNGLVILGGLISDELSTSNQRVPLLGDIPYLGRLFRSDASKNTKQNLMVFIRPRILRDGPSLAGLSESKYRTLQQTTPLQLPNLAGAEGGTPLLQVFPASRARLEGGDW; via the coding sequence ATGCCTGTTAAATACTGCGTGGCGGCTGCGCTGAGCCTGGCCTTGGCCGTGGCCTTACCCCAGGCCAGCGCCGAGGAGCCGGTGTTCGATGACAACGGCACGCCGATGTACGAAGTGAACTTCGTCGACACCGAACTGGGCGAGTTCATCGACAGCGTGTCGCGCATCACCGGCACCACGTTCATCGTCGACCCCCGGGTGAAGGGCAAGGTCACCGTGCGCACCGTCGACCTGCACGACGCCGATGCCATCTATGACATCTTCCTGGCGCAGCTGCGCGCCCAGGGTTACGCCACCGTCGACCTGCCCAATGGCAGCGTGAAGATCGTCCCCGACCAGGCGGCGCGCCTGGAACCGGTGCCGGTGGAGCCTGCCGGGCAGCAGGGCGCGGGCAGCGACAGCGTGGCCACGCGGGTATTCGATTTACGCAACGCGGCCACCGAGCAAGTGGTTGGCATCCTCAAACCCCTGGTCGACCCACGGGTAGGGGTGATCACCCCGTACCCGGCCGCGCACCAGTTGGTGGTTACCGACTGGCGCAGCAACCTCGAACGCATCGCCAGCCTGCTGCGCCAGCTTGACCGCCCCAGCGAAGCAGTGGGCAGCGCCAGCACCCAAGTCATGTACCTGCGCCACGCCAATGCCAGTGAAGTGGTGAAGGTATTGCGCGGGCTCAGCCAGGAAGGCATGGCACCGGCGCAAAGCACAGGCGAAGGGGAGAGCAAAGAGCCGCCGGTGACGGCCGCTGCCAGTAGTTCGGGCATCCGCCTGGAGTACGAAGAGGGCACCAATGCCGTGGTCATGGTCGGCCCCGACAGCGAACTGGCCGCCTACCGCGCCATCGTCGAGCAACTGGATATCCGCCGCGCCCAAGTGGTGGTCGAGGCGATCATCGCCGAGGTCTCCGACAGCAGTGCGCAAGAGCTGGGCGTGCAGTGGTTGTTCGCTGACGAGAAGTTCGGTGCCGGTATCGTCAACTTTGGCAGCAATGGGGTGAACATCGCCAACATTGCGGGGGCTGCGGCCAGCGAAGACAATGAGGCACTGGGCAAACTGCTGTCGGCCACCACGGGTGCCACGGCGGGCATCGGCCATTTTGGGGGCGGTTTCAACTTTGCCATGCTGGTCAATGCGCTCAAGGGCAAGAGCGGTTTCAACCTGCTCTCCACCCCGACCCTGCTGACCCTGGACAATGCCGAGGCGTCGATCCTGGTCGGTCAGGAAGTGCCCTTCGTCACCGGCTCCGTGACACAGAACAACGCCAACCCTTACCAAACCATCGAGCGCAAGGAAGTCGGGGTCAAGCTGCGGATCAAGCCGCAGATCAACGTCGACAACAGCGTGCGCCTGGACATCGTCCAGGAGGTCTCGTCGATTGCCGATTCCAGCGCCGCCAGCGATGTGATCACCAACAAGCGTGAGATCAAGACCAAGGTCATGGTCGAAGACAACGGCCTGGTGATTCTGGGCGGGCTGATCAGCGACGAGCTGAGCACAAGCAACCAGCGGGTGCCGCTGCTCGGGGACATTCCTTACCTGGGCCGGCTGTTCCGCTCCGACGCCAGCAAGAACACCAAGCAGAACCTGATGGTTTTCATCCGCCCGCGCATCCTGCGCGACGGGCCGAGCCTGGCCGGGCTCAGCGAGAGCAAGTACCGCACCTTGCAACAGACCACCCCGCTCCAGTTGCCAAACCTTGCGGGCGCAGAAGGTGGTACGCCACTGCTGCAGGTGTTCCCCGCCAGCCGAGCGCGCCTGGAAGGGGGGGACTGGTGA
- the gspK gene encoding type II secretion system minor pseudopilin GspK, with the protein MGGKRQHGAALLMVMVVLAMLAAGMAWLVEDGRRQVDEVRLLHQRVQVRAMEQAGLAYAEQALRDPAWRLSPLFWQALRGQPLNYDFGAGQAQLRVRDQHTCFNVNALLGADGERAERQLRRLLGDDMAAERLVDALADWLDNDSDTRLQGAESAQYLRQQPARLAANQPMLDTSELNLLLEPDATRQGRYPMLCALPQTTGWRLNANALGLEHLPMLEALYEGRYPRALLSRIISGRPASGYVDAAALRKALGAVDDETFERLSEGLLLNSGHFLLQLSFEEEGRVMRSAFQVEALGVVQWHARVPAQQVRVRSREPMLW; encoded by the coding sequence ATGGGCGGTAAACGACAGCACGGCGCGGCCCTGCTGATGGTGATGGTGGTGTTGGCGATGCTCGCTGCCGGTATGGCCTGGCTGGTGGAAGATGGCCGGCGCCAGGTTGATGAAGTGCGCTTGTTGCACCAGCGGGTGCAGGTCAGGGCCATGGAGCAGGCCGGCTTGGCCTATGCCGAGCAGGCGCTGCGCGACCCGGCCTGGCGGCTGAGCCCGTTGTTCTGGCAGGCCTTGCGCGGGCAACCGCTGAACTACGATTTTGGCGCAGGCCAGGCGCAACTGCGGGTGCGCGACCAGCACACGTGTTTCAACGTCAACGCATTGCTCGGTGCTGACGGTGAGCGGGCCGAGCGCCAGTTGCGCCGCCTGCTGGGCGACGACATGGCGGCAGAACGCCTGGTCGATGCCCTGGCCGATTGGCTCGACAATGACAGCGATACGCGCCTGCAAGGGGCCGAAAGTGCCCAGTACTTGCGCCAGCAACCCGCGCGCCTGGCGGCCAACCAACCGATGCTCGACACCAGCGAGCTGAACTTGCTGCTGGAGCCAGATGCCACGCGCCAGGGCCGCTATCCAATGCTGTGCGCTTTGCCGCAAACCACTGGCTGGCGTTTGAACGCCAATGCCTTGGGCCTGGAGCATCTGCCCATGCTCGAAGCGTTATACGAGGGGCGCTACCCACGCGCGCTGCTCAGCCGCATCATCAGTGGCCGGCCGGCGTCGGGGTATGTGGATGCCGCTGCGCTGCGCAAGGCGTTGGGGGCGGTGGATGACGAGACGTTCGAACGGTTGAGCGAAGGGTTGCTGCTCAACAGTGGGCATTTTTTGTTGCAGCTGTCGTTCGAGGAAGAGGGGCGGGTGATGCGCAGCGCGTTTCAGGTCGAGGCGCTGGGGGTGGTGCAGTGGCATGCACGGGTGCCGGCGCAGCAGGTGCGGGTGAGGAGTCGTGAGCCCATGCTCTGGTAA
- a CDS encoding PhoX family protein, with the protein MSRDTGDNLDRNHSGNLPMASVMDAYLSRRSIMRGSLGAAIAMIAGTGLTGCFDGDGGSDHDDPVTEPPVTEPPVTEPEVPKLALGFQSIPGSRTDACVVAAGYSAYVLAPWGTPLNSNGNPWKSDGSNTSTDQANAMGMHHDGMHFFPINGSSEDGLLAINFEYIDAAALHPAGPTTDVNGKRPAEEIRKEINAHGAGVVRLQKVSGRWQVVDNDPLNRRFTTASRMEITGPLRGTDHVKTKYSTGGTHCRGTNNNCGNGYTPWGTYLTCEENWPGIFVNKGTRPEDQRRIGVGTSSGQYKWESAAGDSTEVNDEFARFDVTVKGASATDDYRNEASTYGYIVEIDPYNSATLATKRTALGRFRHEGCCPGLPVAGKPLVWYMGDDSNNEYLYKFVSTAVWDAADASPADRLATGAKYMDQGKLYVARFNADGTGVWLLLDVATPTTAGSTLGALYGDLPGIILNTRGAGDAVGATPMDRPEWTTVNPLNGDVYLTLTNNSARTPEKVDAANPRGPNRHGHIIRWHDSDDQLSFTWDIFVFGANAAGTADINRSGLTELNQFASPDGMSFDSRGVLWFETDNGETTLTDYTNDQLLAVIPTDLVDATGKQVPVNAQNQVDLRRFFVGPNGCEVTGIAFSPDNKSMFVNIQHPENWPYTDKATDATPAGATVRPRASTVVIQRDDGGEIGTV; encoded by the coding sequence ATGAGTCGAGATACCGGCGACAACCTGGACCGGAACCACAGCGGCAATCTGCCGATGGCCAGCGTCATGGACGCCTACCTGAGCCGCCGCAGCATCATGCGCGGCAGCCTGGGCGCCGCCATTGCCATGATCGCCGGGACCGGCCTAACAGGCTGCTTCGACGGTGATGGCGGTTCCGATCACGATGATCCTGTCACCGAACCACCGGTGACCGAGCCACCGGTAACCGAACCGGAAGTCCCGAAACTGGCACTGGGCTTCCAGTCCATCCCAGGCTCGCGCACCGATGCCTGTGTCGTCGCCGCAGGCTACAGCGCCTATGTGCTGGCACCGTGGGGCACCCCGCTGAACAGCAATGGCAACCCGTGGAAGTCCGATGGCAGCAACACCTCGACCGACCAGGCCAATGCCATGGGCATGCACCACGACGGCATGCACTTCTTCCCGATCAATGGCAGCTCCGAAGACGGCTTGCTGGCCATCAACTTCGAATACATCGACGCGGCAGCCCTGCACCCGGCCGGCCCGACCACTGACGTCAACGGCAAGCGCCCGGCCGAAGAAATCCGCAAAGAGATCAACGCCCACGGCGCCGGCGTGGTACGCCTGCAGAAAGTCAGCGGGCGCTGGCAGGTGGTCGACAACGACCCGCTGAACCGCCGCTTCACCACTGCCTCGCGCATGGAGATCACCGGCCCGCTGCGCGGCACCGACCACGTCAAGACCAAGTACTCCACGGGCGGCACCCACTGCCGCGGTACCAACAACAACTGCGGCAACGGCTACACCCCGTGGGGCACCTACCTGACCTGCGAAGAGAACTGGCCGGGCATCTTCGTCAACAAAGGCACCCGCCCTGAAGACCAGCGCCGTATCGGCGTAGGCACCTCCAGCGGCCAGTACAAATGGGAAAGCGCCGCCGGTGACAGCACCGAGGTGAATGACGAATTCGCCCGTTTCGACGTAACGGTCAAAGGCGCCAGCGCCACCGACGACTACCGCAACGAAGCCAGCACCTATGGCTACATCGTCGAGATCGACCCGTACAACAGCGCTACCCTGGCCACCAAGCGCACCGCGCTAGGCCGCTTCCGCCACGAAGGGTGCTGCCCAGGCCTGCCGGTGGCCGGCAAGCCGCTGGTCTGGTACATGGGCGACGACTCGAACAACGAATACTTGTACAAGTTCGTCTCCACGGCCGTGTGGGACGCCGCTGACGCCAGCCCGGCCGACCGCCTGGCCACCGGTGCCAAGTACATGGACCAAGGCAAGCTCTATGTGGCCCGCTTCAATGCCGACGGCACCGGCGTGTGGCTGTTGCTCGACGTCGCCACCCCCACCACCGCCGGCAGCACCCTTGGCGCGCTGTACGGTGACCTGCCGGGCATCATCCTCAACACCCGGGGTGCTGGCGATGCCGTGGGCGCGACCCCGATGGACCGCCCAGAATGGACCACGGTCAACCCGCTCAATGGCGATGTCTACCTGACCCTGACCAACAACAGCGCGCGTACACCAGAGAAAGTCGACGCGGCCAACCCGCGTGGCCCTAACCGCCACGGCCACATCATTCGCTGGCACGACAGCGACGACCAGTTGAGCTTCACCTGGGACATCTTCGTGTTTGGCGCCAATGCCGCCGGTACCGCCGACATCAACCGCTCTGGCCTGACCGAACTGAACCAGTTCGCCAGCCCTGACGGCATGAGCTTCGATAGCCGTGGCGTGTTGTGGTTCGAGACCGACAACGGTGAAACCACGCTGACCGACTACACCAATGACCAGTTGCTGGCGGTAATCCCCACTGACCTGGTAGATGCCACGGGCAAGCAAGTGCCGGTCAACGCGCAGAACCAGGTGGACTTGCGGCGCTTCTTTGTCGGGCCGAACGGTTGCGAGGTGACGGGGATTGCCTTCAGCCCGGACAACAAGTCGATGTTCGTCAACATCCAGCACCCGGAGAACTGGCCGTATACCGACAAGGCGACCGATGCTACCCCGGCTGGGGCTACGGTAAGGCCGCGGGCTTCGACCGTGGTGATTCAGCGTGATGATGGCGGGGAGATCGGGACAGTCTGA
- the tatA gene encoding twin-arginine translocase TatA/TatE family subunit, with product MGGIGIWQLVIVLMIVFLLFGTKRLKGLGSDVGEAIQGFRKSMGGDNDVTPPGTAQVQQQAPLTGQATPQPQADRQA from the coding sequence ATGGGTGGCATTGGAATCTGGCAACTGGTGATCGTACTGATGATCGTATTCCTGCTGTTTGGCACCAAGCGCCTCAAGGGCCTGGGCAGCGATGTTGGCGAGGCGATCCAGGGGTTTCGCAAGTCCATGGGCGGTGACAACGACGTCACCCCGCCCGGCACCGCACAGGTGCAGCAACAGGCGCCGTTGACCGGCCAGGCAACGCCCCAGCCGCAAGCGGACCGTCAGGCCTGA
- the tatB gene encoding Sec-independent protein translocase protein TatB: MFEVGFSELLLVGIVALLVLGPERLPVAARTLGRGLGQARRAMQGLRTQLEREIELPNFDSAPLQRLEQEMRQGISLAAPPANDPATVAAPRENAS, encoded by the coding sequence ATGTTCGAGGTAGGCTTCAGCGAATTGCTGCTGGTCGGCATCGTCGCACTGCTGGTGCTGGGCCCCGAGCGGCTGCCGGTTGCGGCACGCACGCTTGGGCGTGGCCTGGGACAGGCGCGCAGGGCCATGCAGGGCCTGCGCACGCAGTTGGAGCGCGAGATCGAGTTGCCCAACTTCGACAGCGCGCCCCTGCAGCGCCTGGAACAGGAAATGCGCCAGGGCATCAGCCTTGCCGCACCACCAGCCAATGACCCGGCAACCGTCGCTGCACCCAGGGAGAATGCCTCATGA
- a CDS encoding pilus assembly protein PilZ, which translates to MSLGSRLLTGGCLTLAGWLAAQCVLQLGRQPQPASPAQAAAAQLPGLMVGHWQAPVDDGAIVITRLPLHYLGGLKAQPLSASVVVLRYGQQVRTLARGQRLAPGIVLQDIDTDGLIFNNQGRRERLPWPPRPAVTGFKRQG; encoded by the coding sequence GTGAGCCTTGGCTCGCGGTTGCTCACCGGTGGTTGCCTGACGTTGGCAGGTTGGCTGGCGGCGCAGTGCGTGCTGCAACTGGGCCGCCAGCCACAACCGGCCAGCCCCGCCCAGGCGGCCGCAGCCCAGTTGCCTGGGTTGATGGTCGGCCATTGGCAGGCGCCGGTCGATGACGGCGCGATCGTCATCACCCGTTTGCCACTGCACTACCTGGGCGGCCTCAAGGCCCAGCCGTTGTCGGCCAGCGTGGTGGTGCTGCGCTACGGCCAGCAGGTGCGCACGCTGGCCCGCGGCCAGCGCCTGGCGCCAGGGATCGTGCTGCAGGACATCGACACCGATGGCCTGATTTTCAACAACCAGGGGCGGCGCGAACGCCTGCCCTGGCCGCCACGCCCCGCCGTGACCGGCTTCAAGCGGCAAGGATGA